A region from the Aegilops tauschii subsp. strangulata cultivar AL8/78 chromosome 5, Aet v6.0, whole genome shotgun sequence genome encodes:
- the LOC109759325 gene encoding BTB/POZ and MATH domain-containing protein 3-like — protein MPKRRKVTSAIVAEEERRTHVINIDGYSRTKELLKVGDCTTSIPFMVGDHNWVVKYYPNSNDKPGHISVYLVLDSAGGEGVKAKVTFNILDKGGEPVPSYVKVAPEHVFPYSGSDWGFGDFIKHEDLEGSVHLGGDSFRIKCDVAVKKIHNEETHANQFVVVPPSNLHHHFGELLKSKDGADVAFRVGGQVFEDHRSVLAARSPVFKAELFGTMRERSGDPIEIDDIEAGVFKSLLHFIYTDSLPETTHEGTDEGATHEDIATTGHLLVAADRYDIARLKLICEEILCNHIDSSMVATSLVLAEQHNYHGLKEACFEFLASPSNLEAMIVSDGYQHLKSSCPSLLRELIARLLPVELTAAKDIIRDI, from the coding sequence ATGCCGAAGCGTCGGAAAGTCACGTCCGCCATTGTAGCTGAAGAAGAGAGAAGGACGCACGTGATCAACATAGATGGGTACTCAAGAACCAAGGAGCTGCTCAAGGTCGGCGACTGTACCACATCCATCCCTTTCATGGTGGGAGATCATAACTGGGTCGTCAAGTATTACCCAAACAGCAATGACAAACCAGGTCACATATCTGTTTATCTGGTTCTTGATTCGGCGGGTGGCGAAGGCGTAAAGGCCAAAGTCACCTTCAACATCCTTGACAAGGGTGGAGAACCAGTGCCTTCATATGTCAAAGTCGCCCCGGAACATGTGTTCCCATACAGTGGTTCAGATTGGGGTTTCGGTGATTTTATCAAGCATGAGGATTTGGAGGGATCGGTGCATCTAGGAGGCGATAGTTTTAGAATCAAGTGTGATGTGGCCGTGAAGAAGATCCATAACGAAGAGACACATGCAAATCAGTTTGTTGTGGTTCCTCCAAGCAACTTGCATCACCATTTCGGTGAGCTCCTGAAAAGTAAGGATGGAGCAGACGTGGCCTTTCGAGTTGGTGGCCAGGTATTCGAGGATCATAGGTCCGTGCTCGCTGCTCGTTCGCCGGTCTTCAAGGCAGAGCTCTTTGGTACCATGAGGGAGAGATCTGGTGATCCTATTGAAATTGATGATATAGAAGCAGGTGTGTTCAAGTCCTTGCTCCATTTCATCTACACGGACTCACTCCCTGAGACGACTCATGAAGGAACCGATGAAGGCGCAACGCACGAAGATATAGCAACAACTGGCCATCTACTTGTAGCGGCAGATAGATACGACATTGCGAGGCTCAAGCTGATATGTGAGGAGATATTGTGCAATCACATTGACTCCAGCATGGTTGCAACTAGTTTGGTTTTGGCTGAGCAGCATAATTACCATGGACTCAAGGAGGCTTGCTTTGAGTTCCTTGCTTCTCCGTCCAATTTGGAAGCGATGATCGTAAGTGATGGTTACCAACATCTAAAAAGTAGTTGCCCATCTCTTCTGCGAGAGCTGATTGCTAGACTCTTGCCTGTTGAGCTGACAGCAGCCAAGGATATTATCAGGGACATTTAG